From a single Paenibacillus sp. FSL W8-0426 genomic region:
- a CDS encoding ATP-binding cassette domain-containing protein, with protein MLTFNNLVKHRGTHEILSGISFTARSGRVTGFLGPNGAGKSSTLRILLGLDRATSGNALIHGKPFAELHHPLATIGAALDGSGAHRGRTGRAHLRWIARAAGLPRSRVEEVLEIVGLTNAAGKRVGSYSLGMAKRLGMAAALLGDPEILVLDEPVNGLDPEGIRWIRTFLRERAESGNTVLLSSHLMGELAETVDDVVIIKHGKIVADGTLKEVIGFHSTLEEAFFALTSDKAGVVV; from the coding sequence TTGCTTACATTTAATAATCTCGTCAAACATCGCGGGACTCATGAAATCTTATCAGGTATCAGTTTTACAGCCAGATCGGGTAGAGTAACCGGTTTTTTAGGCCCAAATGGAGCAGGAAAAAGCTCTACACTTCGCATCCTGCTTGGATTAGACCGTGCAACCTCGGGGAATGCACTAATTCATGGCAAGCCATTCGCTGAATTACATCATCCTCTAGCAACAATAGGCGCCGCACTGGATGGATCTGGAGCTCATCGCGGGCGAACAGGACGGGCCCATTTACGTTGGATTGCTCGTGCTGCAGGATTGCCACGCTCACGTGTCGAGGAAGTTCTGGAAATCGTGGGTCTTACTAATGCGGCGGGCAAACGAGTTGGGAGTTATTCCCTTGGTATGGCGAAAAGACTTGGAATGGCAGCTGCACTGCTCGGAGATCCCGAAATATTGGTTTTGGATGAACCCGTAAACGGGCTCGACCCGGAAGGAATTCGCTGGATTCGGACGTTTTTACGTGAACGTGCGGAGTCTGGAAACACGGTGTTACTATCCAGTCATCTAATGGGAGAGCTTGCAGAGACGGTTGATGATGTGGTGATTATTAAGCATGGAAAAATCGTTGCAGATGGAACATTGAAAGAAGTAATAGGTTTTCATTCGACGCTGGAGGAAGCCTTTTTTGCCCTGACATCTGACAAAGCAGGTGTCGTTGTATGA
- a CDS encoding ABC transporter permease: MRAFNAELSKLFSLPGIWLAFLIGAFAPAVIAALDSTAQKEEIIAGVSTRLSEVGFIGLGLGVQGVIILGVLAVSSEYLTESSESGGGQQITTSLTVVSSRLYVLLAKAGAVTVISILFSIVAIITTLSATHLILGEYTPVFEWSKLIGVVCYWILTALLAFGIAVLTKNGMIPLAVLIINTSVVSFSFLLSKVTKLALYLPDRAGLEMFMFMSDRFLTPFTGGLVMLAWVIVLFIVAAIVFLRRDVAA, translated from the coding sequence ATGAGAGCATTCAACGCGGAACTGTCTAAATTGTTCTCTCTGCCGGGCATTTGGCTTGCCTTTCTTATTGGAGCATTTGCCCCAGCGGTCATTGCTGCCCTGGACAGTACAGCACAAAAAGAAGAGATTATTGCCGGAGTCAGCACAAGGCTATCGGAAGTTGGCTTTATTGGATTAGGTCTTGGTGTGCAAGGTGTCATTATTCTAGGTGTGCTTGCCGTCAGCAGCGAGTATTTGACAGAGAGCAGCGAATCTGGTGGAGGACAACAGATAACAACAAGTTTAACGGTTGTTTCATCCCGGCTTTATGTATTGCTGGCAAAAGCGGGGGCTGTGACAGTAATCAGCATACTTTTTAGTATTGTTGCTATTATAACAACGTTGTCGGCCACACATCTTATTCTTGGTGAATATACCCCTGTATTTGAATGGTCTAAACTGATCGGTGTAGTTTGTTACTGGATACTCACTGCTCTTTTGGCTTTTGGGATTGCTGTTCTAACGAAGAATGGCATGATTCCGCTGGCTGTGCTCATCATAAACACATCCGTTGTATCATTCAGTTTCCTGCTTTCTAAGGTTACAAAGTTGGCGTTATACTTACCGGATCGGGCTGGCCTTGAAATGTTTATGTTTATGAGCGACAGATTTCTCACCCCGTTTACAGGCGGGTTAGTCATGCTTGCTTGGGTTATCGTTCTTTTCATTGTTGCAGCTATTGTATTCCTTAGGAGGGACGTTGCAGCATGA
- a CDS encoding ABC transporter permease has protein sequence MSVPSSKKIPLILGAELDKLLTLPMTWLTLMGTFILNLVLAAAFTSIGLQGAAGTQSLLNIGFSSMGYLQAGFVMLGILAACSEYAGGQIRTTLTTMPWRGAQLFAKHLALGIITIPAAFIMVASGVLYTFIMMRDTVAVIEIDTIIKTVIGATGYLTLTTLLSSAMGAVLRRTTPALVIMLGYYYVVSPLMSDYPSSLRNYFPDTAGYYMYMPSFSDEINVLTPMQGAGISMLWTLFFITVAIVFYCKRDA, from the coding sequence ATGAGTGTCCCTTCTAGTAAAAAGATACCCTTAATTCTTGGTGCTGAACTGGACAAATTACTAACATTACCCATGACATGGCTCACTCTTATGGGCACATTCATTCTTAATTTAGTTTTAGCCGCGGCTTTTACTTCAATTGGTCTACAAGGGGCAGCAGGGACGCAAAGTTTGCTGAATATAGGTTTTTCTTCTATGGGATATCTTCAAGCAGGATTTGTTATGCTGGGGATCTTAGCTGCTTGTTCCGAGTATGCTGGTGGCCAGATCCGAACTACCTTAACTACGATGCCTTGGCGGGGGGCTCAATTATTCGCGAAGCATCTGGCATTGGGCATTATAACCATTCCTGCGGCGTTTATTATGGTTGCATCAGGTGTGCTATATACTTTTATTATGATGAGAGACACGGTAGCAGTGATTGAGATAGACACCATAATAAAAACGGTAATAGGTGCAACAGGTTATTTAACATTAACTACACTTCTTAGTTCAGCTATGGGAGCTGTATTGAGACGAACCACTCCTGCATTAGTCATTATGCTTGGTTATTATTACGTTGTCAGTCCATTGATGAGTGATTATCCATCTAGCCTTAGAAATTATTTTCCCGATACGGCAGGATATTATATGTATATGCCGTCATTCTCTGATGAAATAAATGTCCTCACACCCATGCAAGGCGCAGGCATTTCAATGTTATGGACACTGTTCTTTATTACAGTAGCTATTGTGTTTTACTGTAAAAGAGATGCCTAA
- a CDS encoding DHA2 family efflux MFS transporter permease subunit, with protein sequence MILGAFLATLNQTLMSVATPELMNDFGITAAVAQWLTTGYMLVNGVLIPITAYFMQRFSTRQLFQASMLIFLVGTIVSAIATNFGTLLTGRMIQAAGAGIIMPLLTHVILTLFPPEKRGAAMGMVGFAIIFAPAIGPTLAGYILENYAWETMFYGMIPLTLVVIVCGFIYLKNVSERIRTKLDTLSVLFSTIGFGALLYGFSQAGSLGWSSGEVLGFIAAGVVALALFTWRQLTSESPLLDLRAFKYNMFSLTTIISIAITMVMYADMMLLPLYLQNARGYTALESGLLLLPGALVMGFLMPVTGRLFDRFGAKWLSVIGMVIVIVTTLGFIDLTDSTSYTYLVLMSTGRRIGMALLLMPIQTAGLNQLPARLNAHGTAISNTIRQVAGAVGTSLLVSVMTNRAATHFKDMMAEGAAQAANQQQMMTNSMIQGINDAYIVIIGISAVALVLSFFIQRTKPAQEEEAPARAGQQPVGKKVQLNSN encoded by the coding sequence ATGATTTTGGGCGCATTTTTGGCCACTTTGAATCAAACCTTGATGAGCGTTGCCACGCCGGAGCTGATGAACGACTTCGGCATCACGGCAGCCGTAGCGCAATGGCTCACAACCGGCTACATGCTGGTGAACGGCGTGCTCATTCCGATCACGGCCTATTTCATGCAGCGTTTTTCGACGAGACAGCTTTTTCAGGCGTCGATGCTTATCTTTTTGGTCGGAACGATCGTATCGGCCATCGCGACCAACTTTGGCACATTGCTGACAGGACGCATGATTCAGGCCGCAGGCGCGGGCATTATCATGCCGCTGCTGACGCATGTCATTTTGACGCTCTTCCCTCCCGAAAAACGGGGAGCCGCCATGGGCATGGTCGGATTCGCCATTATTTTCGCCCCGGCCATCGGGCCTACGCTGGCAGGTTACATTCTTGAAAACTACGCATGGGAAACGATGTTTTACGGCATGATCCCATTGACGCTCGTCGTCATCGTATGTGGATTCATTTATTTGAAAAACGTATCCGAACGCATCCGCACCAAGCTGGATACGCTCAGCGTTCTATTTTCCACCATCGGTTTCGGCGCCCTGTTGTACGGATTCAGCCAAGCTGGCAGCCTCGGATGGTCGAGCGGTGAAGTGCTTGGTTTCATTGCAGCCGGCGTAGTAGCCCTCGCGCTGTTTACTTGGCGTCAGCTCACATCGGAATCGCCTTTGCTGGACCTGCGGGCATTCAAGTACAACATGTTCTCGCTGACAACGATCATCAGCATTGCCATCACGATGGTCATGTATGCCGACATGATGCTTCTGCCGCTGTACCTGCAGAACGCTCGCGGTTACACCGCGCTGGAATCCGGTTTGCTGCTGCTGCCGGGCGCACTTGTCATGGGATTCCTGATGCCGGTCACCGGCAGACTGTTTGACCGTTTCGGCGCAAAATGGCTGTCCGTGATCGGAATGGTGATCGTCATTGTCACGACGCTTGGATTTATCGATTTGACGGATTCGACAAGCTATACCTACCTTGTATTAATGTCTACCGGACGGCGGATCGGTATGGCGTTGCTGCTGATGCCAATCCAAACGGCGGGCTTGAACCAACTGCCTGCACGATTGAATGCGCACGGCACGGCGATCTCGAATACGATCCGACAAGTGGCCGGCGCCGTCGGTACGTCCTTGCTCGTCAGCGTGATGACCAACCGTGCTGCCACCCATTTCAAAGACATGATGGCAGAAGGTGCAGCTCAGGCAGCCAATCAGCAGCAGATGATGACCAATTCGATGATTCAAGGCATCAACGACGCCTACATCGTAATTATCGGTATATCCGCAGTCGCTCTGGTGCTGTCATTCTTCATCCAACGCACGAAGCCTGCACAGGAAGAAGAGGCCCCTGCAAGAGCGGGACAACAACCTGTAGGCAAAAAAGTTCAGCTGAACTCCAATTAA
- a CDS encoding TetR/AcrR family transcriptional regulator C-terminal domain-containing protein, with translation MTHKKKSATDPRIIRTRQLIREAFVELLQEMDIEKLSVNRIAERATINRVTFYLHYRDITDMMEKMADEMIENIEGIVLEHSLQEGQGPEKPSDPWPVLVKLLEHFAEQSSFYKVVLATKRTPVFTDRLLKLLSTLVRSKIESMGGERKLAKAGIHEEVAVWYGSAALIGTIVAWLKNDMPYSPHFLAKQFSLIRSHPFQELI, from the coding sequence ATGACACACAAAAAGAAGTCCGCGACCGATCCGCGAATCATACGAACGCGGCAATTGATTCGCGAAGCGTTTGTGGAACTGCTGCAGGAGATGGATATCGAGAAGCTGTCCGTGAACCGGATCGCGGAGCGGGCAACCATCAATCGGGTCACGTTCTACCTGCATTATCGCGATATAACGGACATGATGGAGAAGATGGCCGACGAAATGATCGAAAACATCGAAGGGATCGTGCTGGAGCATTCGCTTCAAGAGGGCCAAGGGCCTGAGAAACCAAGTGATCCGTGGCCGGTGCTGGTGAAGTTGCTGGAGCATTTCGCCGAGCAGTCTTCCTTCTATAAAGTGGTGCTGGCGACCAAACGCACCCCTGTTTTTACGGATCGTTTGTTGAAGCTGTTAAGCACGCTGGTCCGATCCAAAATCGAAAGCATGGGCGGTGAGCGCAAACTTGCGAAAGCAGGCATTCATGAAGAGGTTGCGGTCTGGTATGGATCGGCTGCTTTGATCGGAACGATAGTAGCGTGGTTAAAAAACGACATGCCTTACTCGCCGCACTTTTTGGCCAAGCAGTTTTCGCTGATTCGCTCCCATCCCTTTCAAGAGTTGATTTAG
- a CDS encoding FAD-binding oxidoreductase: MKKVIVIGAGILGASTAYQLVKMGADVLIVDRREKGQATDAAAGIICPWVSQRRNQKWYRLAKAGAGFYPGLIEELQAEGETDTGYARVGALSIHHDRDKLVKMEERAAARKQDAPEIGDIAMLDEAETLARFPLLSEGYRSVFIGGAARVDGRALRDALLRSAQRGGATMIEGDAVIQHESNRVSGVRVGEDFYAADEVIVCAGAWAKALMQPLGITFKVHYQKAQIMHFILTDDNQDTGNWPVVMPPSDQYLLAFDQRKIVIGATHENDVEGYDTRVTAAGMQEVLNKGLDIASGLADAALQEVRVGFRPFTPGFLPVMGPIPGWEGLVVGNGLGASGLTMGPFIGSQLAKWVLGAKTDIDWSDYDPAQAMD; the protein is encoded by the coding sequence ATGAAGAAAGTCATCGTCATCGGAGCAGGAATTTTGGGAGCATCGACCGCATATCAGTTGGTCAAAATGGGAGCGGACGTGCTCATCGTGGACCGCAGGGAGAAGGGACAGGCCACAGATGCTGCCGCAGGCATCATCTGCCCATGGGTTTCCCAGCGGCGAAATCAAAAATGGTATCGGTTAGCCAAAGCGGGGGCAGGTTTTTATCCGGGATTGATCGAGGAATTGCAGGCAGAGGGAGAAACGGACACAGGCTACGCCAGGGTAGGCGCACTCAGCATTCATCACGACAGGGATAAGCTCGTCAAAATGGAAGAACGGGCAGCAGCGCGCAAACAAGATGCGCCGGAAATCGGAGACATTGCCATGCTTGATGAAGCCGAAACGCTGGCACGGTTCCCGCTGCTGTCGGAAGGGTATCGGTCCGTGTTCATCGGTGGGGCGGCTCGCGTGGATGGACGCGCCCTGCGCGATGCATTGCTTCGGTCCGCGCAGCGCGGAGGTGCCACGATGATCGAAGGAGACGCGGTCATTCAGCATGAATCCAATCGCGTTTCGGGCGTAAGGGTCGGCGAAGATTTTTATGCGGCAGACGAAGTCATTGTTTGCGCCGGTGCATGGGCGAAAGCCTTAATGCAGCCGCTGGGCATTACGTTTAAGGTTCATTATCAGAAAGCACAGATCATGCACTTCATACTGACGGACGACAACCAGGATACCGGAAATTGGCCTGTCGTCATGCCGCCATCGGATCAATATTTGCTTGCATTTGACCAACGTAAAATCGTCATCGGGGCTACGCACGAAAATGATGTTGAAGGATATGATACCCGGGTCACGGCTGCAGGCATGCAGGAAGTGCTGAATAAAGGACTGGACATCGCAAGCGGTTTGGCTGATGCAGCCTTACAGGAAGTCCGGGTCGGTTTCCGTCCGTTTACGCCGGGATTTCTGCCTGTCATGGGGCCGATCCCGGGATGGGAAGGACTCGTCGTAGGGAACGGGCTTGGCGCTTCGGGCTTAACGATGGGGCCGTTTATTGGCAGTCAGCTCGCGAAATGGGTGCTGGGGGCGAAAACGGACATCGACTGGAGCGACTACGATCCGGCCCAAGCGATGGACTGA
- a CDS encoding AraC family transcriptional regulator, with protein MNHHRIIEQALIHIEENVEQPLSVASVALNFNMSKYYFHRLFSAMMGCSLNQYILSRKLNATLSLIYENNLSLTNIAYQFAFGTQASFTRAFKQHYGVAPSSLRAGFKKIDPTPIPAVVKRPFKNINGDIVTDFTLTEFKETRISGIAFEVDLADDDYKKKIHSHSRLLLNHIDDHINGSCFVIYSNCQPNSTRFKVLFGIPSDVQIHKPFYFTVDVPTIFCARFNYCGDLLDIGEVLKTDYARFLKISRQESNQSDIELIQVFEDVHNLNSTYHIYAPIKKLPDDMEI; from the coding sequence ATGAACCATCATAGGATAATAGAACAAGCATTGATTCATATCGAGGAAAATGTAGAACAACCTTTATCCGTGGCATCCGTTGCCCTTAATTTCAATATGTCTAAGTATTATTTTCATAGGCTTTTCTCTGCCATGATGGGCTGTTCATTAAATCAGTACATTCTATCTAGAAAATTAAATGCCACTTTATCACTTATTTATGAAAACAACTTATCTTTAACCAACATTGCATATCAATTCGCTTTTGGTACGCAAGCCTCATTCACCCGGGCCTTCAAACAACATTACGGCGTAGCTCCAAGTTCGCTAAGAGCAGGGTTCAAAAAAATCGATCCGACTCCAATACCTGCAGTGGTCAAAAGACCATTTAAAAATATAAATGGGGATATCGTCACGGATTTCACGCTGACAGAGTTCAAAGAGACCCGAATAAGCGGGATTGCCTTTGAAGTAGACCTGGCTGATGATGATTACAAAAAGAAGATCCACTCCCATTCAAGATTGTTGTTGAACCACATTGATGACCATATAAATGGTTCCTGTTTTGTCATTTATTCAAACTGTCAACCAAACTCAACACGGTTCAAAGTTCTGTTCGGAATCCCAAGTGATGTTCAAATTCATAAACCCTTTTATTTCACGGTTGATGTACCGACTATTTTTTGTGCGAGGTTTAACTATTGTGGTGACCTGCTAGACATTGGAGAAGTCCTCAAAACCGACTATGCAAGATTCTTAAAGATTTCCAGGCAAGAGTCTAATCAATCCGATATTGAACTGATTCAAGTCTTTGAAGATGTTCACAATTTGAATTCAACCTACCATATTTATGCACCTATCAAAAAACTCCCTGACGATATGGAAATTTAA
- a CDS encoding helix-turn-helix domain-containing protein, with protein sequence MLELSFDDPERLAGVAHALSARSRIDILQLLQFGRLNVIEIAEALDLPISTVANHVKVLEAAQLIHTEMLPATRGAMKLCSRVCDAVHMELRRTGRTAEVASYEVQMPIGHYSDCEVTPSCGMASAEGIILKDDDPASFYHPLHIDAQLIWLQRGYVEYLLPVDIPAEARILSLELSMEMCSEVPNYNNVWPSDISVWINGVVIGTWTSPGDFGDRRGKLNPAWWNNTLTQYGHLKVWQVNESHTSLDHERISSVNLHHLRVLESPKLRLRIGIDPNAVHQGGMNLFGSGFGDHAQHIRMSVMYSTKP encoded by the coding sequence GTGCTGGAACTCAGCTTTGACGACCCTGAACGATTGGCCGGCGTTGCCCATGCCCTATCGGCCCGTTCGCGCATCGATATTCTCCAGCTGTTGCAGTTCGGCAGACTGAATGTCATCGAAATCGCGGAGGCGCTGGATCTTCCCATCTCAACGGTGGCTAACCATGTGAAGGTGCTTGAGGCGGCCCAATTGATCCATACGGAAATGCTGCCGGCGACCCGCGGGGCGATGAAGCTGTGCAGCCGCGTCTGCGACGCCGTACACATGGAACTGAGACGGACGGGGCGAACCGCCGAAGTGGCGAGCTATGAAGTGCAGATGCCGATCGGGCACTACAGCGACTGCGAAGTGACGCCTTCTTGCGGCATGGCCAGTGCGGAAGGCATCATTCTGAAGGATGATGATCCGGCCAGCTTTTACCATCCCCTTCATATCGATGCACAACTGATCTGGTTGCAGAGAGGGTATGTGGAATACCTGCTTCCGGTCGACATTCCTGCGGAGGCCAGGATCCTTTCGTTGGAACTTTCCATGGAAATGTGTTCGGAGGTGCCCAATTACAACAATGTTTGGCCGTCGGACATCTCCGTGTGGATCAACGGCGTAGTCATCGGAACATGGACCAGCCCCGGGGATTTCGGCGATCGCCGCGGCAAGCTGAATCCCGCGTGGTGGAACAACACGTTGACGCAATACGGACATCTTAAGGTTTGGCAGGTTAACGAGAGCCATACCAGCCTGGATCATGAGCGGATTTCCAGCGTGAACCTGCATCATCTGAGGGTGCTGGAAAGCCCCAAGCTTCGCCTGCGCATCGGCATCGACCCCAATGCGGTGCACCAAGGGGGCATGAACCTTTTTGGCAGCGGGTTCGGGGACCATGCGCAGCACATTCGGATGAGCGTGATGTATTCGACAAAACCCTGA
- a CDS encoding AraC family transcriptional regulator yields the protein MENANMPFIVSIERFKPHTYQLEQGEGFFMSHSHGYDELTLVLEGEGYYSSPQQNIKVAAGDMIVIPPGLHHGFVCTTPWQGISVHYRMDILPVQSRYPFHRSDQEGERIHHAHLTQDDLQWANFSLARLEKECLSDDRDMDGLHLKQLALETVLQLFRRNLVREQSSEAGRSEQRVIQDILKEIHMKYFTSLTVGDLAAKHFMSESHLRKKFVEAVGVSPKQYIINLRIKEAKRLLRQSSKAIETIAAEVGFTSSSRFYDSFVKSVGATPLEWRTNQQ from the coding sequence ATGGAAAACGCAAATATGCCATTCATTGTCAGTATCGAACGCTTTAAACCGCATACGTATCAGCTGGAGCAGGGCGAAGGTTTCTTTATGTCCCACTCGCACGGGTACGATGAACTGACTCTTGTGCTCGAAGGTGAAGGGTATTACAGTTCCCCCCAACAAAATATTAAAGTCGCTGCCGGGGATATGATCGTGATCCCGCCGGGGCTTCACCATGGTTTTGTATGCACTACGCCTTGGCAGGGCATATCCGTGCATTACCGCATGGACATTTTACCTGTGCAGAGCCGCTATCCCTTTCACCGGTCGGACCAGGAAGGAGAGCGCATTCATCACGCCCATCTGACGCAGGATGATCTGCAGTGGGCCAATTTCAGTCTGGCCCGGTTGGAAAAAGAATGCTTGTCGGACGATCGGGACATGGATGGGCTGCATCTGAAACAGCTTGCATTGGAGACGGTGCTGCAATTGTTTCGGCGCAATCTTGTCCGTGAGCAGTCCAGTGAGGCAGGCCGTTCGGAGCAGAGGGTCATTCAGGACATTTTGAAGGAGATCCACATGAAGTATTTCACCTCCTTAACCGTAGGGGATCTTGCCGCCAAACATTTTATGTCCGAAAGCCATTTGCGCAAAAAATTCGTGGAGGCCGTCGGGGTCTCGCCCAAACAGTACATCATCAACTTGCGGATCAAAGAGGCGAAACGGCTGCTGAGGCAGTCGAGCAAAGCCATTGAGACGATTGCCGCCGAGGTCGGATTTACTTCATCGAGCCGTTTCTATGATTCGTTTGTGAAATCGGTAGGCGCAACGCCGCTGGAATGGCGGACCAATCAGCAATAA
- a CDS encoding glycoside hydrolase family 43 protein — MNLINEKNVFRNPVVAQAADPWVMKHTDGQYYFMHTRSDRLELVQSASLARIGEGKRKVIWNPEPGGAYSRNLWAPEIHHAAGKWYVYFTANDGGGDETRRICVLENERANPLEGEWTWKGALDTPVPGLDGTVFTLRGELYFLYAGYGHFPDYGSAIYIMRMSSPIKVAGDHVLLTAPTMDWEKQGGMAINEGPVLLHRNGRVFLVYSASTTWSEDYSLGMLTMNEQDDPMIPSSWSKSDKPVFKKNPEHAVYATGHNSFTKSPDDTEDWIVYHALPAPGADTALRATRIQRFEWNEDGTPCFGVPLGDEQELSFPSGDHGEREGR; from the coding sequence ATGAATTTGATCAACGAGAAAAACGTCTTCCGCAATCCAGTCGTTGCGCAGGCAGCCGATCCATGGGTGATGAAGCATACGGACGGTCAGTACTATTTCATGCACACGCGGTCGGATCGGTTGGAACTGGTGCAATCGGCATCTTTGGCCCGCATCGGAGAAGGCAAAAGGAAGGTCATTTGGAACCCAGAGCCGGGCGGTGCCTATAGCCGCAACTTGTGGGCGCCGGAGATCCATCATGCAGCGGGGAAATGGTACGTCTATTTTACCGCCAATGATGGGGGTGGCGATGAGACTCGCCGAATTTGCGTGCTGGAGAACGAACGCGCCAACCCTCTTGAAGGGGAATGGACGTGGAAAGGGGCACTGGACACTCCTGTTCCCGGATTGGACGGAACGGTGTTTACGCTAAGAGGAGAACTGTATTTTCTTTATGCCGGGTATGGTCACTTTCCCGATTACGGTTCGGCCATCTACATTATGCGTATGTCCAGTCCTATCAAGGTCGCTGGCGATCATGTGCTGCTCACGGCTCCGACCATGGACTGGGAGAAGCAGGGCGGCATGGCGATCAATGAAGGTCCGGTGCTGCTGCACAGAAACGGACGTGTATTCCTCGTATATTCCGCAAGTACGACTTGGTCCGAAGATTATTCTCTGGGCATGCTGACGATGAACGAGCAGGACGATCCGATGATTCCTAGTTCCTGGAGCAAGTCGGACAAACCTGTATTCAAAAAAAATCCGGAACACGCCGTGTACGCGACCGGACACAACAGTTTTACCAAGTCACCCGATGACACGGAGGATTGGATCGTTTACCATGCGCTCCCCGCTCCGGGAGCGGATACGGCACTGCGGGCAACACGCATTCAGCGTTTCGAATGGAACGAAGACGGAACTCCATGCTTTGGCGTGCCACTTGGCGATGAGCAAGAGCTTTCTTTTCCATCCGGTGATCACGGTGAGCGAGAGGGAAGGTAG